The following proteins are encoded in a genomic region of Desulfovibrio sp. JC010:
- a CDS encoding DUF1538 domain-containing protein has protein sequence MDFLIEFSAVFLATIRDILPILALITCFQLFVLRQPIPNLRSLIIGGVYVVLGLAMFLIGLEKALFPIGRIMATQLSAPSLLAGEGGVAAISDWTAYGWVYLFAAMIGFSTTIAEPSLLAVALKAKEVSGGVISQWGLRITVAIGVAIGISLGAFRIVTGTPLYIYIMAGYVIVIIQTFLAPKKIIPLAYDSGGVTTSTVTVPLVAALGLGLSEAVPGRNPALDGFGLIAFASLFPIITVMGYAQYTHFMAERRSAKASAEKNKISRAATMRGTKPNQGEKL, from the coding sequence ATGGACTTCCTGATTGAATTCTCAGCGGTATTCCTTGCCACTATCCGGGATATTCTCCCGATACTGGCATTGATCACCTGCTTTCAGCTCTTTGTTCTGCGCCAGCCCATACCCAATCTGCGCAGCCTGATTATCGGCGGCGTATATGTGGTGCTGGGACTGGCAATGTTTTTGATCGGCCTGGAAAAAGCGCTGTTTCCGATAGGCCGGATCATGGCGACCCAACTCTCCGCGCCTTCGCTGCTGGCGGGCGAAGGCGGGGTCGCCGCAATTTCTGATTGGACCGCATACGGCTGGGTCTACCTGTTCGCGGCCATGATCGGCTTTTCCACCACCATAGCCGAGCCCTCGCTGCTGGCCGTGGCCCTGAAGGCCAAGGAAGTTTCCGGCGGCGTGATCAGCCAGTGGGGACTGCGCATAACGGTTGCTATCGGAGTGGCCATCGGCATATCGCTGGGAGCTTTCCGCATCGTCACCGGAACCCCGCTTTATATTTATATAATGGCGGGATACGTAATCGTGATCATCCAGACCTTTCTGGCCCCGAAAAAAATCATCCCGCTGGCCTACGATTCCGGCGGGGTAACCACCTCCACGGTGACCGTGCCGCTGGTGGCAGCACTGGGGCTGGGACTTTCCGAAGCAGTGCCCGGACGCAATCCGGCACTGGACGGATTCGGCCTGATCGCCTTTGCCAGCCTGTTTCCAATTATCACCGTCATGGGTTACGCTCAGTACACACATTTCATGGCTGAACGGAGAAGCGCAAAAGCATCGGCAGAAAAGAATAAAATTTCCCGCGCAGCAACAATGCGCGGAACCAAGCCCAATCAGGGGGAAAAATTATGA
- a CDS encoding P-II family nitrogen regulator, with the protein MRFKIILAPVKPDKTDPIVDAAKKVGATGATIIPARGTGMREAKTFFGLTLEDQTDIVLFLLEEHLVAPVMDAIKTAGEFHKPGTGIAFVLPVENVLGMESQIEVFKEKVRDSYL; encoded by the coding sequence ATGAGATTCAAGATCATCCTTGCCCCGGTAAAACCGGACAAAACCGATCCCATTGTGGATGCGGCCAAGAAGGTCGGTGCCACCGGAGCAACCATCATCCCCGCACGGGGAACCGGAATGCGCGAGGCCAAGACATTTTTCGGCCTTACCCTCGAAGACCAGACCGACATTGTCCTCTTCCTGCTGGAAGAACATCTGGTCGCGCCGGTCATGGATGCGATCAAGACCGCCGGGGAGTTCCACAAGCCCGGCACCGGAATCGCTTTTGTGCTGCCCGTGGAGAATGTGCTCGGCATGGAAAGCCAGATTGAAGTCTTCAAGGAAAAGGTCCGCGACAGCTACCTGTAA
- a CDS encoding response regulator: MKNIRILLIDDEEGFSSVLAKRLTRRGVEVITAADGAEGLLKLDTELFQVVVLDMKMPGMNGLQVLKTIKNRHPSVEVILLTGNADMDSALASMNAGAFDFMLKPANTEILTHRIYDAAKNSRVCMDRAG; this comes from the coding sequence ATGAAAAACATTCGAATACTCCTCATAGATGACGAAGAAGGCTTTTCTTCTGTACTGGCCAAGCGACTGACCAGAAGGGGCGTTGAAGTTATCACCGCCGCAGATGGGGCTGAAGGGCTGCTTAAGCTTGATACAGAACTTTTTCAGGTAGTGGTTCTGGATATGAAAATGCCCGGGATGAACGGATTGCAGGTTTTGAAGACCATCAAAAACCGCCATCCCAGCGTGGAAGTAATTCTGCTGACCGGCAATGCGGATATGGATTCCGCCCTTGCTTCCATGAACGCCGGAGCATTCGACTTTATGCTCAAGCCTGCCAACACGGAGATCCTGACCCACAGGATTTACGACGCGGCAAAGAACAGCCGGGTCTGCATGGACAGGGCTGGTTGA
- a CDS encoding DUF1538 domain-containing protein, with protein MKNSNKPTPCAKRILRAVLGKIWTSFKDLLPIILVIAFFQIVVLRQPLPNMGEVAFGGLLVVLGLMLFVQGLEMGLFPVGEEMARALARKGSLFWLLSFAFLLGFSTTVAEPALIAVSAEAASIAAGGNLIAPGEESMARYALGLRLSVAFSVGVAILIGVLRILRGWPVHYLIIGGYVVVMLMTLIAPKEIVGIAYDAGGVTTSTVTVPLVAALGVGLASIIKGRSPLLDGFGLIAFASLLPMIFVMGYGLTVF; from the coding sequence ATGAAGAACAGCAACAAACCGACACCCTGTGCCAAAAGAATACTGCGGGCAGTTCTTGGAAAGATATGGACCTCTTTCAAAGATCTGCTGCCCATTATTCTGGTCATCGCGTTTTTCCAGATTGTTGTTCTCAGGCAGCCTCTGCCGAATATGGGAGAGGTGGCTTTCGGCGGTCTGCTCGTGGTTCTGGGGCTTATGCTCTTTGTGCAGGGCCTGGAAATGGGTCTTTTCCCCGTCGGGGAGGAAATGGCCCGGGCCCTTGCGCGCAAAGGAAGCCTCTTCTGGCTGCTGAGCTTCGCCTTTCTGCTCGGCTTTTCAACAACGGTTGCGGAACCTGCGTTGATAGCCGTCTCGGCAGAGGCTGCCAGCATTGCTGCCGGGGGAAATCTTATCGCCCCCGGAGAAGAATCAATGGCTCGCTACGCACTGGGCTTGCGCCTTTCAGTGGCCTTCTCCGTAGGTGTGGCGATATTAATCGGTGTTTTGCGGATATTGCGCGGTTGGCCCGTGCATTACCTGATCATAGGCGGCTACGTGGTTGTTATGCTGATGACCCTGATAGCTCCCAAAGAGATCGTAGGCATTGCCTATGATGCAGGCGGTGTTACCACATCCACCGTCACCGTTCCCCTCGTAGCGGCTCTGGGAGTAGGTCTGGCTTCAATAATCAAGGGCCGCAGCCCCCTGCTGGACGGATTCGGGCTGATCGCCTTTGCCTCCCTCCTGCCTATGATTTTTGTAATGGGCTACGGGCTGACCGTATTTTAA